In Megalopta genalis isolate 19385.01 chromosome 16, iyMegGena1_principal, whole genome shotgun sequence, the following are encoded in one genomic region:
- the LOC117221236 gene encoding uncharacterized protein LOC117221236 has product MKFLLLLAFVAVAAAMRTFESEEAENLQIATDFRVVFKISIEEGLECINKTGVRLANLDYWKITLDMEDNEITDREGLKKACCALVCCAQKRGLMEGTDIQIEKMVDELRVLPLSVQTAVRKAATVCKEQVREQKDECLLGYDFFKCVVMTTSKMVARA; this is encoded by the exons ATGAAGTTTTTACTATTGCTCGCATTCGTCGCCGTCGCTGCT GCGATGAGAACATTCGAGTCAGAAGAAGCCGAGAATTTACAAATAGCAACGGACTTTAGAGTAGTTTTCAAGATCAGCATAGAAGAGGGTCTAGAGTGCATTAATAAAACAGGAGTTAGGTTAG CGAATCTGGACTATTGGAAAATCACCTTGGACATGGAGGACAATGAGATCACCGACAGGGAGGGCTTGAAAAAGGCATGTTGCGCGTTGGTTTGTTGCGCCCAGAAACGGGGATTG ATGGAGGGAACAGATATACAAATAGAAAAAATGGTCGACGAATTGCGAGTTCTCCCGTTATCAGTACAGACGGCTGTACGTAAAGCCGCAACTGTTTGCAAAGAACAAG TGCGAGAGCAAAAAGACGAGTGTCTCCTTGGCTACGATTTCTTCAAGTGCGTGGTGATGACGACTAGTAAGATGGTCGCAAGGGCATAA
- the LOC117221234 gene encoding uncharacterized protein LOC117221234, protein MKFLLLLAFVAVAAAMRTFESEEAEKKFIASHFQRFFNISTEKAQECVVISGVTLANLRYWEDNLDSEENEITDRESMKKACCALVCCAQKRGLMIGTEIQMQEVFESIAILPVEVNNILHDVTVVCEQQVREQKDECLVGCNFFKCVMDRSHPLFQQL, encoded by the exons ATGAAGTTTTTACTATTGCTCGCATTCGTCGCCGTCGCTGCT GCGATGAGAACGTTCGAGTCAGAAGAAGCCGAGAAGAAATTTATAGCATCACACTTTCAAAGATTTTTCAATATCAGCACGGAAAAGGCTCAAGAGTGCGTTGTTATATCGGGAGTTACGTTAG CGAATCTGCGCTATTGGGAGGACAATTTGGACTCAGAGGAAAATGAGATCACCGATAGAGAGAGCATGAAAAAAGCATGTTGCGCGTTGGTTTGTTGCGCCCAAAAACGGGGATTG ATGATAGGAACAGAAATACAAATGCAAGAAGTTTTCGAATCAATAGCAATTTTGCCAGTAGAAGTAAACAACATTCTACATGATGTCACAGTTGTTTGCGAACAACAAG TGCGAGAGCAAAAAGACGAGTGTCTCGTTGGCTGCAATTTCTTTAAGTGCGTGATGGACAGGAGTCATCCTTTATTCCAACAGTTATAA
- the Obp7 gene encoding odorant binding protein 7 — translation MNSVHIFVFLLFASCVTVRGFEVQHLADILGIPKSQYVECVEGNDLDKPAFIRISQLLGAKELNAEDQKLMNRFSCFLACIFTKGKIMDEGKIQFDTILQLADENDVPLTAEMKENLNVCIDEANKKLDNCEASLAFSTCVNDRWFRYGQ, via the exons ATGAACAGCGTTCACATTTTCGTCTTTCTCCTATTCGCCAGCTGC GTAACCGTCCGAGGTTTCGAGGTGCAGCATCTGGCCGACATTTTAGGCATACCGAAAAGCCAGTACGTCGAATGCGTCGAGGGAAACGATCTAGATAAAC cCGCTTTCATTAGGATCTCGCAGCTTTTGGGAGCCAAGGAGCTGAACGCGGAGGACCAGAAATTGATGAACAGGTTCAGTTGCTTCCTGGCTTGTATTTTCACGAAGGGGAAAATC ATGGACGAGGGTAAGATTCAATTCGACACTATATTGCAATTGGCGGACGAAAACGACGTACCTCTCACCGCTGAGATGAAGGAGAACCTGAACGTTTGCATCGACGAAG CAAACAAGAAGTTGGACAACTGCGAAGCGTCCCTCGCCTTCTCCACGTGCGTTAATGATCGTTGGTTCCGATACGGACAATAA
- the LOC117221240 gene encoding general odorant-binding protein 28a, whose amino-acid sequence MKSVVAVAILLAAVASVRGIDQDTVIPKYMEYLMPDVQPCADEFKLTQEQFTNIQRAGEVDQRQMGCLKACVMKRIGILTGTDFHIEPIYKMISVVHAGNDQDIKDVTAIADACVADIKGETDECVIGNKYTDCYVAKILG is encoded by the exons ATGAAGAGTGTCGTCGCTGTAGCTATCCTATTAGCCGCCGTG GCTTCGGTGCGCGGTATAGACCAAGACACCGTGATACCGAAATATATGGAGTACCTGATGCCGGACGTTCAACCATGCGCGGACGAGTTCAAGCTGACGCAAG AACAATTCACGAATATCCAGCGCGCGGGCGAAGTCGACCAGAGACAAATGGGCTGCCTGAAGGCGTGCGTTATGAAGAGAATCGGCATA TTGACTGGAACCGACTTCCACATCGAGCCGATCTACAAAATGATCAGCGTAGTGCACGCTGGAAATGATCAAGACATCAAAGATGTGACAGCGATTGCTGATGCATGCGTGGCTGACA TCAAAGGAGAAACCGACGAGTGCGTCATCGGCAACAAGTACACCGACTGCTACGTCGCGAAGATTCTGGGTTAA
- the LOC117221241 gene encoding uncharacterized protein LOC117221241, producing the protein MKIVIVVAVVVAAAVNTKFVEADMVDVFLNIGREPLLACAKENGFTEETPREIYDKEVQRSLEEATCLSACAMKGLGVLKDSTLNPKMVNVFIKIAYLKDPEMTSVKIKEAAECNEKAKSISDECKMTFYFIKCFMGP; encoded by the exons ATGAAGATTGTCATAGTCGTTGCGGTCGTAGTCGCCGCCGCTGTTAACACAAAG TTCGTCGAGGCGGACATGGTCGACGTCTTCTTGAACATTGGCAGAGAGCCGCTTCTCGCGTGTGCGAAGGAAAATGGTTTCACCGAAG AGACACCTCGTGAAATATACGACAAGGAGGTTCAAAGGAGCTTGGAGGAAGCGACGTGCTTGAGTGCCTGCGCGATGAAGGGATTGGGCGTG TTGAAAGACTCGACGCTGAACCCGAAGATGGTGAACGTATTCATTAAGATCGCATACCTGAAGGATCCGGAAATGACTTCCGTGAAGATAAAAGAGGCGGCCGAATGCAACGAAAAAG CCAAATCCATATCCGACGAGTGCAAGATGACGTTTTATTTCATCAAATGTTTCATGGGACCATAA